The following are encoded in a window of Naumovozyma castellii chromosome 10, complete genome genomic DNA:
- the SEI1 gene encoding seipin (ancestral locus Anc_4.266): MKINVTKPLKWAQWTTYILVFLFLDVIIMGPLSCLIFHDFYHYLIPNDASQTFPLSKFQKITQEKGLVQFKQSIKRIPHESAQLPILSNNGIPEPIPLRDHVNYIMDLRLQLFCRTHQGEFPSTPLTVSLSSNVGRGTPLYVKEWQVVCMRPGADIYERELYSDAKTHGNRRAAFEREWVNTVHWEDVISLPPDTKHLTLSVEKRGAVELLFKMDDDDDGSAVQIRETFIQGLRYLMVKHRLLAYLFGCIVCYVVLSLMFLFTSVATFTFVSSRIVKMKTD; encoded by the coding sequence ATGAAGATAAACGTAACGAAACCGCTCAAATGGGCTCAATGGACCACCTACATCCTtgtcttcctcttcctAGACGTAATAATCATGGGCCCCCTATCCTGTCTCATATTCCATGATTTCTACCATTACTTGATCCCAAACGATGCATCACAAACTTTCCCACTCTccaaattccaaaaaatCACACAGGAGAAGGGATTGGTTCAATTCAAACAATCCATCAAGAGAATCCCACATGAATCTGCTCAATTACCCATCTTATCCAACAATGGAATCCCAGAACCTATCCCGCTCCGCGATCACGTCAATTACATAATGGATTTACGGTTACAATTGTTCTGTAGGACACACCAGGGCGAGTTCCCCTCTACTCCACTCACGGTATCACTCAGTTCTAATGTGGGGAGGGGAACCCCGCTATACGTGAAGGAATGGCAAGTCGTTTGCATGAGACCCGGAGCAGATATATATGAGAGGGAACTGTATTCTGATGCAAAGACCCATGGGAATAGAAGGGCTGCGTTTGAGAGGGAATGGGTTAATACCGTCCATTGGGAAGATGTCATTTCTTTACCACCAGATACGAAACATTTGACATTGTCTGTGGAGAAGAGAGGTGCGGTGGAATTGCTTTTCAAGATGGATGACGACGATGACGGGTCTGCGGTACAGATAAGAGAAACGTTTATACAGGGGTTAAGATATTTGATGGTCAAGCATCGTTTGTTGGCCTATTTGTTTGGATGTATTGTGTGCTATGTGGTATTGTCGTTGATGTTCTTATTTACTAGTGTGGCT